TCGACGCCACGGCGGACCCGGCGACACACATGCGAATGCCCCGCACCGGATCGGTGCGGGGCATTGGTGTCCATACACGCGGCGGCTGTCAGGCGGCTCGCGTCAGGTGGGTCAGGAGGACGCCGTCTCGGCCGGTCGGATCAGAATGCGCTGGCCGACAGACGCGGCCTGCTGCACGATCCGGTTGACGGAGGCCGCGTCCACGACGGTGCTGTCCACGGCGGATCCGTCGACATCGTCCAGGCGCAGAATCTCGAAGCGCACGGGCTTCTCCCTTCGTCGGTGTTCTCCTTGCACAGGGTTAACGAAGTGTAAGCGGCAAACATTCCCTACGCTAAGGAAATTTTTTCACTGGCTAACTATTCGGGCGCCGCAGCGCTCCAGAAGTCCGCCAGCGCATCGGCCGTGACCTGCGGGTTCTCGGCGTTGGGGGAGTGCTCCGCGCCCTTCACGATCACTCGGGACGCACCCAGACGTTCCGCCATGGAGTCCATCAGCGGCACAGGCCACGCGTCGTCCACCACTCCCGACAGCACGAGCATGCGCAGCGGCACCGCCGCCAGCTCGGCCACCCGGTCCGGCTCCGACATCAGCACCCGACCCGCGGCGATCAACTGCTCCGGCTCGGTCGCCAGCCACCGCCCGCGCAGGAACTCCGTCAGCTCGGGGCCATCGACCGGCGCGTCCACCGGATCCTGGGCCCGCATCGCCGCCCACACCACCGACATGCATTCCACGGGCGGGACCCCCCGCAGCGACTCCAGAGCCGCCACCAGCAGCTTCGTACGCTCCTGCTGTGCCTCCGAGATCGCCGCCGGACCGCTGCTCATCAGGGTCAGGGAGGCGAAGGGGGTGTGGTCGCGCAGTACGGCGGCGCGGGCGATCAGGCCGCCCAGCGAGTGACCCACCAGGTGGATCGGGCCCCCGTCGACGCCGGACACGGCCGCCGCCTGGGCCAGCACGTCCCCGGCCAGCTCCTCCAGCGCGTACGCGGACTCCTCGCGCGGGCCGGGGCTCTCGTGCTGACCGCGGCCGTCGACCGCCACCACCCGGAAGCCGGCATCGGCCAGCGGCTCCAGCAGCCCGATGAAGTCCTCCTTGCTCCCCGTGTACCCGGGAACCAGCAGGGCGGTGCCGCGCAGCGGCTCCCCCGCCTCGTGCACGGCGAAAGCGCCGCGCGAGGTCGTCAGGCGGTACGCACGGGCCGCCGGTGGCAGGGTGAGGCGCGGTGGCTTGCTCATGGGCCCGAGGCTACCGGCCCGTACGCCCGGAGACGAGGACGGCCCCGACCCCCTCGAAGGGGGTCGGGGCCGTCCTCGTACGCGGGTGGCTCAGGCCTCGGGGGTCTGCGCCACGGCCTTGCGGGTACGCGTGCGCTTCGGCTTGACCGGCGCCTCCTCGGCGTCGACCACGGCGTCCGAGGCGTCCGGGGCGACCGCGGTGGCCTTGCGGGCACGGGTGCGCTTCGGCTTCACCGGGGCCTCCTCGGCCTCGACGACGACCTCGGCGACCGGAGCGGGCTCCGCCACCTTGCGAGTGCGGGTCCGGCGCACCTTGACCGGGGCCTCCTCGACCGCGGTGGCCACGACCACCGGAGCCTCGACGGCGGCGGCCTGGGCGGCGATGGCCACGGCCTCGGCGACGACCGGGGCCGCCGCGACCTTGCGCGGCCGGGTGCGGCGCGCCTTGACCGGGGGCTCCACGAGCGGGGCCATCTGGAAGTCGGGCTCCGGGGCCGGCGCCTCGACCGGGGCGGCCACCACGGCGGACTCGACCACGGAGGCCGGGGCCGACGCGCGGGTCCGGCGACGACGCGGCCTGCGCGGCTCGTCGACGGCCGGGGCCTCGGGCGCCTCGGCGACCGGGGTCACGGCGGCCACCGCGGTGGCCACGGCCACGGCCTCGGCGGCCTGCTCGCTGCCACCGCGGGTCCGACGACGCTGACGCGGGGTGCGGGTCCGGGCGGGACGCTCCTCGGCCACCGGGGCGGCGGCGGCAGCAGCGCCGCGACCGCCACGGCCACCGCGGCCACCGGTCTCGCCCAGGTCCTCGAGGTTCTCGGCCTTCAGGCCGGCCCGCACGCGCTCGGCGCGCGGCAGGGTGCCCT
This region of Streptomyces sp. NBC_00513 genomic DNA includes:
- a CDS encoding alpha/beta fold hydrolase; its protein translation is MSKPPRLTLPPAARAYRLTTSRGAFAVHEAGEPLRGTALLVPGYTGSKEDFIGLLEPLADAGFRVVAVDGRGQHESPGPREESAYALEELAGDVLAQAAAVSGVDGGPIHLVGHSLGGLIARAAVLRDHTPFASLTLMSSGPAAISEAQQERTKLLVAALESLRGVPPVECMSVVWAAMRAQDPVDAPVDGPELTEFLRGRWLATEPEQLIAAGRVLMSEPDRVAELAAVPLRMLVLSGVVDDAWPVPLMDSMAERLGASRVIVKGAEHSPNAENPQVTADALADFWSAAAPE